From the Haemophilus parainfluenzae genome, the window TCCTTGATTGGCATCATAATTACGCACTAAAAGCTGTAATAGCGTAGATTTTCCGCTACCTGTTTTACCTAAAATTGCGACTTTTTTACCTTTTTGAATGGTTAAATTCAAATTTTCTAAAGCACGATTTTGACGTTCAGGATAAGTGAAAGAAAGATCTTTCGCTTCAATTAATGTTGTGGCGTTTTGATCGAACTCTGCTTTGCCATTAAAGGTCACTAATGGTTGCTGTTCGATAATGTCAGTTACACGTTCAGCTGAAGCAATTACTTGCCCGATATGTAAGAATGCCGAGCCTAATGGCATTAAGATTTCAAATGAAGCTAAAGCAGCAAAAGTGAAAAGCGCAATAAACGCCATACGGTATTCATCGTTACCAAACTCAGCTTGTGAGCTAAACCACAACATTGCGGCAATAATCAAACCATTTAAGAAGAGTGAAAGAGCGGTTGAAAATCCACTTAAATTGGCTTCTTTTTGCTGGTCTGCTTGCCAGTTAGCCTCAGTTTTAGCCATGGTATCTTTCAATTTATCTTCGGCATTAAAGAGCAATAATTCCGCTTGAGCTTGAATAAACTCTAAGAATTGCGTGCGATAAAGTGCACGTGAATGCACGAGTTTGTCACCAAATCTTTTACCAAGTTGGTAGAAAATGGTTGGAATAACCAATACCAATAAAAGTAGGCTCACACCTAGACCTAAGGCTAAAGGTACATTGACGAAACTTAGACCAATGCACATAGCTAGAATCACAAAAATAGCCGTAATAAAAGGCGCAATTAAGCGAAGATAGAGACTATCCAGGGTATCTACATCAGACACTAAGCGGTTTAATAAATCGCTGTTACGATAACGATTTAACACCGCAGGGCTTAAGGGGATAATCTTCTCAAAAACTTGTACCCGTAATTTAGCCAAGATGCGGAAAGTCGCATCGTGAGTGACCAACTTTTCGAAATAGCGGAAAAGGGTGCGACTGATGGCAAGTCCACGTACAGAAGCAGATGGATAGAAGAAATTAAATAACGTGCCAAGACCTGCAATTGCTGTTGCCGCTAAAAACCAACCTGAAGTAGTTAGCAAGCCAATACTGGATGCGAGGCCAGTGATCATTAAAACCAAGCCTAAAAATAAAGGCAACTTGGCGAATTTAAATAAACGTAAAAAGGGAAGTAAGGCACGCATTATTGAATATCCTCTTTTCGTTGAGCCAATAATTCGGCAAAGAAGCCTTGATCTTTTAATTGGTTGAAATGGCCTTGTTGAACAATTTCACCTTCTTGCATCACTAAAATGTTGTCGCATTGTTTTAGATCTTCAATACGGTGTGTGATCATTAAGGTGGTTTGGTTATGGCTCATTTCTGCAAGGGCAGCAAGTACCAGATTTTCAGACTGAGCATCAAGGCTAGCCGTTGGCTCATCGAGTAATAATAAATTGCCTTTGCGTAGTAAAGCGCGTGCGATAGCTAAGCGTTGAGCTTGACCTACGGATACTCCAATCCCACCATCTTTAATTTCGCTCTCCAAGCCTAATTTCTCGGTAAACTCTTTCGCTTGCGCAGAAATCAAGGCTTGCTCAATTTGCTCTTCAGTTGCTTGAATATCGCCTAAAAGCAGGTTTTCTTTGATGCTACCTTGTAGCAGTAATGGGTTTTGACCTACCCACGCAATTTGTTTACGCCAGTCGCTTAAACGGCTTTGATTAAGTTCCACACCGTTAATTTTTAATCTGCCTTCATAAGGTAAGAAACCGAGTAATACATTGATTAAAGAGGTTTTTCCTGCACCACTTTGGCCCACAAGGGCAATATGGCTTTCTTTCGGAATATGGAATGAAAGAGGCTTCGTTAATGGTTGACCTTGTGGAGAAAGCGCCACTAAATTTTCAGCCTGAATTTCGACCGCACTTTGTGCTGGAATTTGTTCATTGCCTTGATGTGCAATTAAATAATCTGTTTCTAAGAAATCGACAATAGCATCAGCAGCACCAATACCTGCTGCACGATCGTGGTAGTAAGTCCCAAGATCACGCAATGGTTGATAAAACTCTGGTGCCAGAATTAAGCAGAAAAAGCCGGTAAATAAGGTCAGCGTGGTGCCATAAGTACCAAATTCGACTTGACCTAAATAGCTAAAACCAAAATACACCGCCATTAAAGCAATGGAAATGGAGGTGAAAAACTCTAACACGGCAGAAGAGAGAAACGCCATTTTAAGTACAGTCATGGTCGTTTCACGGAAGTCTTCTGTTGTATTTTCAATATGTTGAGTTTGTTCTGAAGTGCGGTTGAAAAGACGCAAGGTTTCTAAACCACGTAAGCGATCCAAAAATTGAGCACTTAAGCGAGAAAGGGTAGCCATATTTTTTTGGCTGCTATCTGCTGCCGCAATCCCTACCAGAATCATAAAAATAGGCACAAGCGGTGCAGTGACCATCAAAATCAATCCAGCCGCCCAGTTGAGTGGGAATACAGCAATTAAAATCACCATTGGTACAATGGCAGACAAACTTTGTTGTGGTAAGAAACGCGCATAGAAGTTATGCAGATTTTCCACTTGTTCAAGCATAATGCTTGCCCAACTACCGGCTGGTTTATTATTGATAGTTGCAGGACCAACTTGATGGATTTTGTCTAAGATCTTTTGGCGCATATGGTTGCGTAGTAATCGACCTGCTTTAAAGCCAATTTTTTCGCGTAGCCATAAAATGACCGCACGCAAAGCAAAAGTAATGATTAATGCAATAAAATAGGGAACCAGTTCAGCGCGATCGACATGTTGCATAATGAGCTTGTCGAGCAATGTCGCAAGAAAATAGGTTTGAGCCACCAGAATTAAGGATGACAGTGTGGCAAGGGCAATATTGGTGCGCATTAATTTTTTAACAGGTTGTTGCTGCGCACGAAGCCATTTTTGTAAATATTTTTGGCGAAGTTTATCCATTGTTTTTATTTATCCTAGGATAGGATCAGTTGGATGGAGGATTAAAAAATCTACCTTTGAAAAATAATAGGTGCGTGAAACCTTGTTTTACGCACCTTACATGAGAATTTAGCGCACTTATTCTTGTGCATCTAAATAACGTTCAGCATCTAATGCAGCCATACAGCCTGTACCTGCTGAAGTAATGGCTTGACGATAGTTATGATCCATCACATCACCTGCAGCAAATACGCCTTCTACAGAGGTCGCTGTAGCATTGCCTTCAAGACCTGATTTAACCACAATATAACCATTATTAAGTTCAAGCTGACCTTGGAAGATTTCAGTGTTTGGTGCATGACCGATAGCAATAAATAAACCGTCTAATTTCACGTCTTCTTTTTCGCCAGTTTTCACGTTTTCTAAACGTACACCAGTTACGCCCATGTTATCGCCTAACACTTCATTCAAAGTGCGGTCAGTATGAAGCACGATTTTGCCTTCTTCGACTTTTTTGTATAAGCGATCGATTAAGATTTTTTCCGCACGGAAGCTATCGCGACGGTGGATTAAGTGCACTTCAGAAGCAATATTAGCTAAATAAAGCGCTTCTTCAACCGCGGTATTTCCGCCACCCACAACAGCAACCGGTTTATTGCGATAGAAGAAACCATCACAGGTTGCACAAGCAGAAACACCACGGCCTTTATAAGCGGTTTCAGATTCTAATCCGATATAACGTGCTGATGCGCCTGTTGCGATGATTAATGCATCACAAGTAAAGGTTTGCATATCGCCATAAAGTTTGAATGGGCGAGAAGATAAATCGACTTTATTGATATGATCAAACACGATTTCTGTTTCAAATTTTTCAGCATGTTGCAACATACGTTGCATTAAACCTGGACCCGTGGTCATTTCAAAATCACCTGGCCAGTTTTCAATTTCATCCGTGGTAGTAAGTTGCCCGCCTTGTTGAAGACCGGTCACTAAAACAGGTTTTAAGTTTGCACGTGCGGCATAAATAGCGGCGGTATAACCTGCAGGGCCTGAACCTAAAATTAATAATTTGCTGTGTTTAACGTCTGACATAAAGAATCCTTTGTTTATAAAATAAAGCATGAGGCTTTTGGAATTCGTTCATTATAAAGCCTTCATGCATAAAAAAATAGTTGATCGTATTAGTAAAGCAATGAATACAGCAATCGGCGATATTTATTGGTGATAGGATCCGCATTGCCAATGGCTGATAAAATAGATAAAAACTGTTGTTTTACTTCACCATTTTCCGCAGAAAGATCTTGTTTAAGAATGCTAAATAATAAATCCAATGCTTCTTCGTTTCGATTAGCCTGATGTAGCTGTACTGCTAATTTCAACGCAATTTCAGGCGTTGGATTTTTTGCATAATCTGCTTGTAATTGCTGAATTTCTGGCGTATCAGCGGCTTTAATTAAAAGTTCGATCTGCGCTTGTAATCCATGCCAACGGCTATCGCGATCCTGAATAGGGATTTGCGCTAAAATATCTGCCGCAGGCTCTGTTTTTTTCATGGCGATATAGGTTTCCGCATAAAGTAATGCCACATCGCTGTTTTTCTTATCAGAAAGCTCCCAGGCATCTTTCAGTAATGGAAGGGCCGAGTTGTAATCTTCTACTTGTAAAAAATCCAAGGCTTTTTGGAATTTTAAATCTTCTTCTTTTGGCAAAATCGCACTCAAACGTTGCAATAAGCTGGCTTCATCTAATGCACCAGGGAATGCATCTATTGCTTGAGCCTCTTTGAAAAGATAGGTTGTTGGTAACGCTTGAATACGAAATTGAGCAGCAATCATTTGCTCTGTTTCACAATTGACTAAGCCGAGGATAAATTGTCCTTGATGTTGTTCTGCAACACGTTGTAGGACTGTTGCAAAATCAGCTGATTCTTTATGGCTTGGCGCATAAAAGTTAATGACAAGTGGTGTTTCAACAGAACGTTGCAACGTTTCAGTAAGGTTTTGTTCGTTGAGCTCAACGAAGAAAGGTAAATCTGCCATTTTTATTCCTTGATAAATGGAAAATGATGCCTGATTTTAACAAAGTGCGGTCAGTTTTAGAAATGTTTTACAGGAAAAGAAAAGGGCAGTGTTAATCCGCCCTTATTCGCAATCTATTTTTATTCTTTTGTTTCTTCCGCTTTATCTTCTGGAAGCATAAGGTTAAGAATTAAGGCAAGTAATGAGCCTACGGTAATGCCTGAACCGAGCACTTCTTTGAAAAAGTGCGGTAATTTATCAAGCAATTCAGGACGAGTTGTCACCGCTAAGCCACAGCCAATAGAAATGGCGATGATTAAACCATTGCGTTTACTACGTGCGACTTTATCCAACATTTGAATACCCGCAGCGATAATCATCGCGAACATCATTAAGCCTGCACCGCCTAATACTGGTAATGGAATTGATACAATTAATGCACCGAATACAGGGAATAAACCGGCTAAAGCGAGAAGCACACCGGTTAGTGCAACCACGTGACGACTTGCTACGCCAGTTAAGGAAATCACGCCGATATTTTGTGAGAATGACGAGAATGGCGTGGTGGACATAATGGCGGCTAAGGCTGATCCTAAACCATCAGCTAAAACTCCGCCGCGTAAATGTCTGCCAGTGATTTCGGTTTTGGTGGCATTACCTAGGGCTAAGAAGTTACCGCTTGATTCAACGATCGTCACTAAATAGGCAATAGACATACCGATAATGCCTGAAATAGGGAAGGCTAAACCAAAGTGTAGAGGTTGTGGAATCGCGAAAGTTTGTGCTTGTTTTACGCCTTCAAAGCTTACCCAGCCCATGGCTAAACAAACGATATAACCAGTCATCATCCCAATAACGATGGCGGCTGCAGAGAAAATCCCTTTACCCCATTGCACGAGAGCGACCACGATCACTAAGACAAAGCTCGCCATCATTAAATTTTCTGGCGTCGCATAATTCGCATCACCACGTTGACCACCTGCAAACCAGTCAACCGCAACTGGAATAAGGCTTAAGCCGATCATCATGACAACAGTCCCTGTCACAAGTGGTGGGAACAATTTACGAATATATGGCATGAAGAAACTGCCGATAATCATCACTAAGGAACCAATGAGAGAAGAACCTAAAATACCAGCGATGCCATATTCACTGAAACCGATGGCAAGTGCAGCAGCAACGAAAGTAAAACTGGTCCCCATCACACTTGGTAAACGAATACCAATAGGCCCCAAGCCTTTACATTGGATAACGGTTACTACACCAGAAATTAAAAGTGCTGCATTAACTAATGTAATGGTATCTTCAGTCGGTAATTTTAAGACGTTACCAATGACCAATGGTACAGCAATAATTCCCCCTAGTGCGGCGAGTAAATGCTGTGCGGCAAGGAGTAAACTCAATCCGAAAGGTGGTTTGTCTTCCACTGTATAAAGCAGGTTGTTATTCATTTGGTTTCCCTAAGTAAAAAAATTGTGCGAATTATACGTTAATTTTTATTTTAGGCAAACGTTTGCGTAGATAAAATAAAAAAGTGCGGTTAAAAATCATCTTGTTTTTAACCGCACTTATTAGGTTTTAAAGGTTACATCCAGAAGATATAAGCGATTGTCCCGATAATTAGCATACAGGTTAAATCAATAAATTTACCCACGCGGATCATTTCGGATTGTTTAACAAAACCTGTTGAGTACACAATCGCATTCGGTGGGGTACCAACCGGCATCATAAAAGCACAAGATGCCCCTAAGCCGATAATCATCGCAAAACCAAGCGGTGGCATATTCAGTGCTTGTGCAATCGAAATAAAGATTGGAACCAGTAAAGCTGCACTGGCTGTATTTGACGTAAACTCAGTTAAGCAGACAATAAAGGCTGCAACAATTAATGCCATCACATAGTAGTGACCGCCTTCAATAATGAAGACAATACCATCTGCCATGATTTTACTTGCGCCAGACTGAGTTAATACCGAGCTTAAGGTTAAACCGCCACCGAAGAGGAACAGCACCCCCCATTCTGTATTTTCTTGCACTTGTTTCCAACTTGCGATACCCGTTACACAAATGACAATTGCTGCGGAGAGTGCAACCATACTGTCAAAGCTGCCAATAGATTTTGGCAAACCTAATGATTGAGAAATAATTGGGTTAAGGTACCCACCAAAAATCCACAGAATTGCTACAGTGATAAAAATGACCAACGTTAAAACACGTTGTTTAGTCATGTGAATTTTTTCAAATTCAGCAGCAAAATGAAGGCCTAATTTTGGTTTAAATACAATATATAACCAACCAATAATAAGCGGGAATAAAATTAACATCACTGGTGTGCCATACATTAACCAGTCAGCAAAGTCTAAATGGAGCTGTGAAGCAGCAATGGCATTAGGCGGGCTTCCCACAAGTGTTCCCATTCCACCGATGGTCGCACTATAAGCGATCCCTAAAAGCACAAATACATAAGTATTATGTTCTTCTTTTTGATCTAATTGACTCAGAATGGTCATTGAAAGCGGAATCATCATCGCTGCAGTCGCTGTATTACTCATCCACATAGATAAAAATGCGGTTGCTAAGAAAAGGTAAAGCACAGCAACAAAGAGACGACCTTTTGCTAATTGCATGATTTTATTAGAAATCATTTTGTCGATCTTTTGCACATTTAATGCGGTAGCAATCGCAAAACCACCAAAGAATAAGAAAATGGTAGGATCAGCAAAGGCAACAAG encodes:
- a CDS encoding DASS family sodium-coupled anion symporter, whose product is MQQTPITDSQSKALNKNAVVFLADVILFFVLLNVLPFEPAANKGLALLAFVAILWLTEAVNVTITALFVPILSVLLGLVNSREALVAFADPTIFLFFGGFAIATALNVQKIDKMISNKIMQLAKGRLFVAVLYLFLATAFLSMWMSNTATAAMMIPLSMTILSQLDQKEEHNTYVFVLLGIAYSATIGGMGTLVGSPPNAIAASQLHLDFADWLMYGTPVMLILFPLIIGWLYIVFKPKLGLHFAAEFEKIHMTKQRVLTLVIFITVAILWIFGGYLNPIISQSLGLPKSIGSFDSMVALSAAIVICVTGIASWKQVQENTEWGVLFLFGGGLTLSSVLTQSGASKIMADGIVFIIEGGHYYVMALIVAAFIVCLTEFTSNTASAALLVPIFISIAQALNMPPLGFAMIIGLGASCAFMMPVGTPPNAIVYSTGFVKQSEMIRVGKFIDLTCMLIIGTIAYIFWM
- the cydC gene encoding heme ABC transporter ATP-binding protein/permease CydC, translating into MRALLPFLRLFKFAKLPLFLGLVLMITGLASSIGLLTTSGWFLAATAIAGLGTLFNFFYPSASVRGLAISRTLFRYFEKLVTHDATFRILAKLRVQVFEKIIPLSPAVLNRYRNSDLLNRLVSDVDTLDSLYLRLIAPFITAIFVILAMCIGLSFVNVPLALGLGVSLLLLVLVIPTIFYQLGKRFGDKLVHSRALYRTQFLEFIQAQAELLLFNAEDKLKDTMAKTEANWQADQQKEANLSGFSTALSLFLNGLIIAAMLWFSSQAEFGNDEYRMAFIALFTFAALASFEILMPLGSAFLHIGQVIASAERVTDIIEQQPLVTFNGKAEFDQNATTLIEAKDLSFTYPERQNRALENLNLTIQKGKKVAILGKTGSGKSTLLQLLVRNYDANQGELFLAGKPIADYAENTLRSQFCFLTQRVHVFSDTLRQNLQFASAVNIPDEKMIEVLNQVGLGKLLEQEQGLDIWLGDGGRPLSGGEQRRLGLARILLNDAPILLLDEPTEGLDRETERQILRLILAHAENKTLIMVTHRLTAIEQFDELCVIDEAKLIEKGTYAELLQLEKGFFKQLVERV
- a CDS encoding nucleobase:cation symporter-2 family protein; translation: MNNNLLYTVEDKPPFGLSLLLAAQHLLAALGGIIAVPLVIGNVLKLPTEDTITLVNAALLISGVVTVIQCKGLGPIGIRLPSVMGTSFTFVAAALAIGFSEYGIAGILGSSLIGSLVMIIGSFFMPYIRKLFPPLVTGTVVMMIGLSLIPVAVDWFAGGQRGDANYATPENLMMASFVLVIVVALVQWGKGIFSAAAIVIGMMTGYIVCLAMGWVSFEGVKQAQTFAIPQPLHFGLAFPISGIIGMSIAYLVTIVESSGNFLALGNATKTEITGRHLRGGVLADGLGSALAAIMSTTPFSSFSQNIGVISLTGVASRHVVALTGVLLALAGLFPVFGALIVSIPLPVLGGAGLMMFAMIIAAGIQMLDKVARSKRNGLIIAISIGCGLAVTTRPELLDKLPHFFKEVLGSGITVGSLLALILNLMLPEDKAEETKE
- a CDS encoding co-chaperone YbbN — its product is MADLPFFVELNEQNLTETLQRSVETPLVINFYAPSHKESADFATVLQRVAEQHQGQFILGLVNCETEQMIAAQFRIQALPTTYLFKEAQAIDAFPGALDEASLLQRLSAILPKEEDLKFQKALDFLQVEDYNSALPLLKDAWELSDKKNSDVALLYAETYIAMKKTEPAADILAQIPIQDRDSRWHGLQAQIELLIKAADTPEIQQLQADYAKNPTPEIALKLAVQLHQANRNEEALDLLFSILKQDLSAENGEVKQQFLSILSAIGNADPITNKYRRLLYSLLY
- the trxB gene encoding thioredoxin-disulfide reductase produces the protein MSDVKHSKLLILGSGPAGYTAAIYAARANLKPVLVTGLQQGGQLTTTDEIENWPGDFEMTTGPGLMQRMLQHAEKFETEIVFDHINKVDLSSRPFKLYGDMQTFTCDALIIATGASARYIGLESETAYKGRGVSACATCDGFFYRNKPVAVVGGGNTAVEEALYLANIASEVHLIHRRDSFRAEKILIDRLYKKVEEGKIVLHTDRTLNEVLGDNMGVTGVRLENVKTGEKEDVKLDGLFIAIGHAPNTEIFQGQLELNNGYIVVKSGLEGNATATSVEGVFAAGDVMDHNYRQAITSAGTGCMAALDAERYLDAQE
- the cydD gene encoding heme ABC transporter permease/ATP-binding protein CydD, which encodes MDKLRQKYLQKWLRAQQQPVKKLMRTNIALATLSSLILVAQTYFLATLLDKLIMQHVDRAELVPYFIALIITFALRAVILWLREKIGFKAGRLLRNHMRQKILDKIHQVGPATINNKPAGSWASIMLEQVENLHNFYARFLPQQSLSAIVPMVILIAVFPLNWAAGLILMVTAPLVPIFMILVGIAAADSSQKNMATLSRLSAQFLDRLRGLETLRLFNRTSEQTQHIENTTEDFRETTMTVLKMAFLSSAVLEFFTSISIALMAVYFGFSYLGQVEFGTYGTTLTLFTGFFCLILAPEFYQPLRDLGTYYHDRAAGIGAADAIVDFLETDYLIAHQGNEQIPAQSAVEIQAENLVALSPQGQPLTKPLSFHIPKESHIALVGQSGAGKTSLINVLLGFLPYEGRLKINGVELNQSRLSDWRKQIAWVGQNPLLLQGSIKENLLLGDIQATEEQIEQALISAQAKEFTEKLGLESEIKDGGIGVSVGQAQRLAIARALLRKGNLLLLDEPTASLDAQSENLVLAALAEMSHNQTTLMITHRIEDLKQCDNILVMQEGEIVQQGHFNQLKDQGFFAELLAQRKEDIQ